The following coding sequences are from one Nonlabens arenilitoris window:
- a CDS encoding TetR/AcrR family transcriptional regulator codes for MDQLLQNLKVQINDKIFVKDPESSELGQRIISNSITMIHEMGFEQFTFKKLGKLIGSNESSIYRYFENKHKLLLYLTSWYWGWLEYQLVIETLKITQPTDRLRRAVEIITQPIEQDSKFEHIDEVVLNKIVIAEYSKSYLTKEVDEENKSGYFTIYKRLVERVKDMILLVNADYPYPSSLSSTILEGALHQHFLKDHFKNLTDCNDQVSPTDYFKHLVFQTLK; via the coding sequence ATGGACCAATTACTACAAAATTTAAAGGTACAGATTAACGATAAAATCTTTGTAAAAGATCCTGAATCATCTGAATTAGGGCAGCGCATTATCAGTAATAGTATAACCATGATACATGAAATGGGCTTTGAACAATTTACATTTAAAAAGTTAGGCAAGTTAATAGGCTCTAATGAGAGTTCTATATATAGATATTTTGAAAATAAGCATAAGCTGTTGCTGTACCTAACATCATGGTATTGGGGCTGGTTAGAGTACCAGCTGGTAATCGAAACTCTTAAAATTACACAGCCTACAGACCGTTTGCGTAGAGCGGTAGAAATCATAACTCAACCTATTGAGCAAGATTCAAAGTTTGAACATATAGATGAGGTAGTTTTAAATAAAATAGTCATTGCAGAGTATTCTAAATCTTACCTAACAAAAGAGGTGGATGAGGAAAATAAAAGCGGCTACTTTACCATTTATAAACGATTAGTTGAGAGAGTGAAGGATATGATTTTATTGGTGAATGCAGATTATCCATACCCTTCATCATTAAGTAGTACGATACTAGAAGGTGCACTACATCAACATTTTTTAAAAGATCATTTTAAAAACTTAACAGATTGTAATGATCAAGTATCACCTACAGATTACTTCAAGCATTTAGTATTTCAAACTCTTAAATAA
- a CDS encoding peptidase domain-containing ABC transporter, giving the protein MAKSKNILTAWQRLVRMLKLDKKDVRQIFYYAIFAGLVGLSLPLGIQAIINLIQGAQISTSWIILVILVTLGVAFGGVLQLMQIRITENIQQKIFTRSSFEFAYRFPKIKMSELHGIYPPELANRFFDTLTIQKSLSKILVDYPTALLQILFGLILLSFYHPFFIIYGFLLVLLVYILFKFTAQKGLDSSLMESQSKYKVAHWLQEVARSIVSFKLSGKTTLAVDKNDQLTAEYLKYREKHFNVLISQFTQMIGFKVLVTAGLLLIGGILVLSQEMNIGQFVAAELIILIIIGAVEKLITGLESVYDVLTSLEKLGNVVDKELEPMDGEKPFKDDDNFSVDLEHVTYEVEDRSLPIINDVSLKITQSCNIALRGNNGSGKATLLRLITGIIEPTHGNIYVNNTDLRGVNLNYYRSHIGQSLTEESPFEGTLRENITFGDPEITDDEVYWALSKVGLNSFLKKLPLGLKTILFPEGKQLSYTVSKKIVLARSIVRKPKMLILKDPLDQFDESEAERIMEFLTDKSNGWSLIVVSQNPAWTSKCSRVVTLDQGKLIEDK; this is encoded by the coding sequence ATGGCAAAAAGTAAGAATATTTTAACCGCATGGCAGCGCTTAGTAAGAATGCTTAAGCTGGACAAGAAAGATGTACGACAGATCTTTTATTATGCCATATTTGCTGGATTGGTAGGTTTATCATTACCTCTAGGAATTCAAGCTATAATTAATTTAATTCAAGGAGCGCAAATAAGTACCTCCTGGATTATACTGGTTATTTTAGTAACCTTAGGTGTAGCTTTTGGTGGAGTATTACAACTTATGCAAATAAGGATAACAGAGAACATACAACAAAAGATTTTCACACGTTCTTCATTTGAATTTGCATATCGCTTTCCTAAAATTAAAATGAGTGAATTGCACGGTATTTATCCGCCTGAGTTGGCTAATCGTTTTTTTGACACATTAACTATTCAAAAAAGCCTGTCTAAGATTTTAGTAGATTATCCTACGGCATTACTACAGATACTCTTCGGTTTAATACTACTATCTTTTTACCATCCATTTTTTATTATCTACGGATTTTTACTAGTATTATTAGTCTATATTCTTTTCAAATTTACCGCGCAAAAGGGATTAGATAGTAGTTTAATGGAGTCACAAAGTAAATATAAAGTGGCTCACTGGTTGCAAGAGGTGGCACGATCTATTGTTAGCTTTAAATTATCAGGTAAAACGACTCTTGCAGTTGATAAAAATGATCAACTCACAGCAGAGTATTTGAAATATCGAGAAAAGCATTTCAACGTTTTGATTAGCCAGTTCACACAAATGATAGGCTTTAAAGTTCTAGTGACAGCAGGTTTATTATTAATAGGTGGTATTCTGGTATTGAGTCAAGAAATGAACATAGGTCAGTTTGTAGCTGCAGAGTTAATAATATTAATCATCATCGGTGCTGTTGAAAAATTAATCACAGGCTTAGAGTCAGTTTATGACGTTTTAACCTCATTAGAAAAATTAGGTAATGTAGTCGATAAAGAATTAGAGCCTATGGATGGAGAAAAACCATTTAAAGATGATGATAATTTTTCTGTTGACTTGGAACACGTAACCTATGAAGTAGAAGATAGAAGTCTTCCTATTATAAATGACGTGTCTCTTAAAATTACTCAGTCTTGTAATATTGCTTTAAGAGGTAATAACGGTAGTGGTAAAGCTACTTTATTGAGACTCATAACCGGTATTATAGAACCTACACATGGTAATATATATGTCAATAATACTGATTTAAGAGGAGTTAATTTAAATTACTACAGGTCGCATATAGGACAATCATTAACTGAAGAATCTCCTTTTGAAGGTACTTTGAGAGAAAATATAACCTTTGGTGATCCTGAAATAACAGATGATGAAGTTTACTGGGCTTTAAGTAAGGTAGGACTCAATAGCTTTTTGAAAAAGTTACCATTGGGCTTAAAGACTATTTTATTTCCAGAAGGAAAGCAATTATCCTATACAGTCTCTAAAAAAATTGTTCTTGCTCGCAGTATTGTACGCAAGCCCAAAATGCTCATTCTTAAAGATCCATTAGATCAATTTGATGAGTCTGAAGCAGAAAGAATTATGGAGTTCTTAACCGATAAAAGTAATGGATGGTCCTTAATTGTAGTGAGTCAAAACCCGGCGTGGACCAGTAAATGTAGTCGTGTAGTGACACTTGATCAAGGTAAATTAATAGAAGATAAATAA
- a CDS encoding HlyD family secretion protein, whose product MLNISQTELVKRLDLINYKSGQRVLERRHYKYFNRFLTGAAIACVVMLFLPWTQNVTGNGYVTTLTPDQRPQTIQSPIPGRIEQWLVREGDFVAKGDTILRISEIKNEYFDPNLVKRTGQQIDAKTMSVSSYSEKVKALENQIGALAQERQLKLEQGRNKLMQARLKVTTDSIDYIAAQTNLKIAETQLLRAQTLNNEGLKPMTEVEEKRLKTQETQAKLISQENKLLTSRNEIINAQIDLNRIQQEYAEKIAKARSDQFTAQSSQFDAEAQVSKLETDRTNYQMRNDLYFITAPQNGYINKAIFGGLGETFKEGEPLVNVMPADYDLAVETFVEPLDLPLIHLGEEVRVQFDGWPAIVFSGWPNVSYGTYGAKVVAVETFISDNGKYRVLLAPDENDHPWPTALRAGSGAYTIALLEDVPIWYELWRRLNGFPPNYYQPKTTKDADKKKK is encoded by the coding sequence ATGCTCAATATTTCTCAAACAGAATTAGTAAAAAGGCTAGATCTTATTAATTATAAGTCTGGTCAGCGTGTTCTAGAACGTAGACACTATAAATATTTCAATAGATTTTTAACAGGTGCCGCAATTGCCTGTGTGGTTATGTTATTCTTACCATGGACACAAAATGTAACGGGTAATGGATATGTAACAACACTTACACCAGATCAACGACCACAGACTATTCAATCACCCATTCCAGGTAGGATAGAGCAATGGCTTGTACGTGAAGGTGACTTTGTTGCAAAAGGAGATACCATACTGCGTATAAGTGAGATCAAGAACGAGTATTTTGATCCTAATCTAGTGAAACGTACAGGACAGCAAATTGATGCCAAAACCATGAGCGTATCTTCATATAGTGAGAAGGTAAAAGCATTAGAAAATCAAATTGGTGCACTAGCTCAAGAAAGACAATTAAAACTAGAACAAGGTCGCAATAAGTTGATGCAAGCACGATTAAAAGTGACCACAGATAGTATCGATTATATCGCAGCACAAACTAATTTAAAAATTGCCGAGACTCAATTATTACGTGCACAAACCTTAAATAATGAAGGTCTTAAACCGATGACTGAGGTTGAGGAAAAGCGTTTGAAAACTCAAGAAACTCAAGCTAAATTAATATCTCAAGAAAATAAATTATTAACGAGTCGTAATGAAATCATTAACGCTCAAATTGACCTTAATCGTATACAACAAGAGTATGCAGAAAAAATAGCCAAAGCGCGTAGCGATCAATTTACAGCACAGTCTAGCCAGTTTGATGCAGAAGCACAAGTATCTAAACTAGAAACAGATCGTACAAATTATCAAATGCGTAATGATCTTTACTTTATAACAGCACCACAAAATGGATATATCAATAAAGCTATTTTTGGTGGATTAGGTGAAACGTTTAAAGAAGGTGAGCCATTAGTAAACGTAATGCCTGCAGATTATGACCTTGCCGTAGAAACCTTTGTAGAGCCGCTAGATTTACCTTTAATTCATCTAGGTGAAGAGGTGCGTGTCCAGTTTGATGGCTGGCCAGCCATCGTTTTTTCTGGTTGGCCTAATGTTTCCTATGGTACCTATGGTGCAAAAGTAGTTGCTGTAGAAACCTTTATCAGTGATAATGGAAAATATCGCGTTCTACTAGCACCAGATGAGAACGATCATCCATGGCCTACAGCATTGCGTGCTGGTTCTGGTGCATATACCATTGCTTTATTAGAAGATGTGCCTATTTGGTATGAATTATGGCGACGTTTAAACGGTTTTCCACCTAATTATTATCAGCCTAAAACGACAAAAGATGCCGATAAGAAAAAGAAATAA
- a CDS encoding TolC family protein: protein MPIRKRNKSLLLIGLLISFIMNATVVESPLSRKRTQHSSQLSTIALDSTEMSFREYMGFVKAHHPIAKQAQLLIDGGQANLLRSRGGFDPKIEVDYDRKEFKGTEYYDQLNAMFKIPTWYGIEFKAGVERNEGTFLDPSNTVPENGLYNAGVSVNLGQGFLINERMATLRKAKIYNEQSIVDRDLLVNAVLYEAALAYFKWWQIHEEYKVYDQFYENAQIRFQAVKTSFLAGDKAAIDTVEAGIAAQNRALNREQARIELVKQRLELSNFLWLNEIPVELQPTIVPQADLNNEIDTTLEIYGFSLNEFTIENHPKLRSMNFKIDQLDIDRRLKANKLLPKLTLDYNFLSPEWNEFNSFQTANYKGGITFSMPLFLRKERGDLKLAQIKIADAQYDLASTQLEIKNKVTSIFNELDSYTVQVNMITNIVESSQIMLTGEERKFDLGDSSLFLINSREVKLIDSKLKEINTYKKLFISKANLFKSLAVMPENL from the coding sequence ATGCCGATAAGAAAAAGAAATAAATCCCTATTGCTCATAGGTCTGCTCATCAGCTTTATAATGAATGCCACTGTGGTGGAGAGTCCGCTTTCGCGAAAGCGCACACAACACAGCTCGCAACTATCAACCATTGCTCTAGATTCTACTGAAATGAGTTTTAGAGAGTATATGGGGTTTGTAAAAGCGCATCATCCTATTGCAAAGCAAGCTCAATTATTAATCGATGGTGGACAGGCTAACTTGCTGCGTTCTCGTGGTGGATTTGATCCAAAAATTGAGGTAGACTATGATCGTAAGGAATTTAAAGGAACAGAGTATTATGATCAACTTAATGCGATGTTCAAAATACCTACCTGGTATGGTATTGAATTTAAGGCTGGTGTTGAGCGCAATGAAGGAACTTTTTTAGATCCTTCTAATACAGTTCCAGAAAATGGATTGTATAATGCTGGTGTAAGTGTTAATCTAGGTCAAGGGTTTTTGATTAATGAACGTATGGCCACCTTACGTAAGGCCAAAATTTATAATGAGCAAAGTATAGTTGATCGCGATTTATTAGTTAATGCGGTTTTATATGAAGCTGCACTTGCATATTTTAAATGGTGGCAAATACATGAGGAATACAAAGTCTATGATCAGTTTTATGAAAATGCCCAAATCAGATTTCAAGCGGTAAAAACTAGCTTTCTAGCAGGTGATAAGGCCGCTATAGATACTGTAGAAGCAGGCATTGCGGCTCAGAACAGAGCGCTCAATAGAGAGCAAGCTCGTATAGAGCTTGTTAAACAACGTCTTGAGCTTTCTAATTTTTTATGGCTTAATGAGATACCTGTAGAATTGCAACCTACTATTGTGCCTCAAGCAGATTTGAACAACGAGATCGATACAACGCTAGAAATTTATGGTTTCTCTTTAAATGAATTTACCATAGAAAATCATCCTAAGTTGCGTTCAATGAATTTTAAAATTGATCAATTAGATATCGATCGCAGATTAAAGGCAAATAAATTATTGCCTAAGTTGACACTGGATTATAATTTTTTGTCTCCAGAATGGAATGAATTTAATAGTTTTCAAACAGCAAATTATAAAGGTGGTATCACTTTTTCTATGCCTTTATTTTTAAGAAAAGAACGTGGTGATTTAAAGCTAGCACAAATTAAAATTGCCGATGCACAATACGACCTGGCGTCAACACAGTTAGAAATTAAAAATAAAGTCACTAGTATTTTTAATGAATTAGATTCTTATACCGTTCAAGTAAATATGATAACTAATATTGTAGAGTCATCGCAAATTATGTTAACGGGAGAAGAACGTAAATTTGACTTAGGTGATAGCTCATTATTTTTGATCAATAGTAGAGAGGTTAAATTAATAGATTCAAAACTTAAGGAAATTAATACCTATAAAAAGCTGTTTATATCTAAAGCAAATTTATTTAAGAGTCTAGCAGTAATGCCAGAAAACCTATAA
- a CDS encoding T9SS type A sorting domain-containing protein produces MKRILLLTVLLLTTIATAQVTAGPVPDYILCDDVSNDGTELFDLTFWDATAIGNQSPATHSATYFSSQFDAVNNLNQLPMANYSNVTNPELIFIRVDDNATGNFNITTGNLIVETLPVVNNLQSFTYCGSITATGEVQVDLYDIEPFMSNGQNNLLFTYFLSQQDADSNSNPLSTTFIHQANSPVDLFIRVQTSLNCHIVINVVAILTDCNQNTQVVDLEECEDQNNSACFDLNVNDFPALGTLSPNQYSVTYHISQVDADNNVNPLTSPYCTSTSQPIFVRVHDITTGSGDTSQSFNLVISPAPPVFNLTPITGCDDDGDGFIDWDSSAVLAEIDATATPNIDSAFTEYYLTQQDALDRVNLIGFGANFSTTAAVSQVYVRTDFFPSGCASASPLQLITDPNCFSIGNPSHLLQCADPGVQVCFDLTQHAGQIMANNNPTDFSISYHLSDADANTDTSAISAPNNYCINSNQIIYFRLEENATGAYRVGSFDLFINTYTYDNTVSLILDECDTDLNGNVDFDLTLIATQLNAGAILSYYEDPIDAQNETQAITNPSLYNLPVNSQFNTVYVRETVAGDCDLIYTIQLNAQGNCNNSYLCENALSLCDRIGQPFVNIADNSNAQLGNYYPFSQSTGPRNPSWFYIPIETSGDLTIEVWQNTQPDFLGQDLDIDYALYGPFTTATGGCANGLTQANYVDHSFSVNMPEIGQINNAQSGEYYLLLTSNFSNTAGFLKVEIGAGSTATVNCDGIRMQSILDVNLNGVVDATDVPFPLGIFDWEKNMNGSVMQVVTPLSAYTIYDSDPANSYDLGYNVIPAYASNYTVSPATYSAQSIPAGSGVTTRDFLVTPLAAYEDVVVYIIPQQQPRPGFTYKETVVYANLGTTPVATGQLQFSYDPQLSIVAVDDPTAVINPTSVDLNYTNLLPFEYRTMEIEMQIPVIPNINLGDILTNTASITPVANDITPLNNTSVSSQIVIGSYDPNDKMESRGAFINPSEFGPSDYFYYTIRFENTGTASAINVRVEDTLDAQLDWSTLEMINSSHNYVMEQMEEQVVWRFDNILLPDSTTDPVGANGYIYFKIKPLASSEGTVIPNTAEIYFDFNPPIITNTFTSTFRTPLSIDEPAVVNFSLIPNPTSGIVQVNLQNAVLDNAQVVLYDVRGRITLSRKLTNNNPQLDFTDLPAGIYIAELRNGDQTYTTKVVKQ; encoded by the coding sequence ATGAAAAGAATTTTACTCTTAACAGTACTACTGTTGACTACCATTGCTACAGCACAAGTAACTGCTGGTCCAGTTCCAGATTATATTTTATGTGATGATGTTTCTAATGACGGAACAGAACTTTTTGATTTGACTTTTTGGGATGCTACGGCAATAGGGAATCAAAGTCCTGCGACGCACAGTGCAACTTATTTTTCTTCCCAATTTGATGCTGTTAATAATTTGAATCAATTGCCCATGGCAAATTATTCAAACGTTACTAATCCAGAGTTGATATTTATACGTGTAGATGATAATGCAACGGGTAACTTTAATATTACTACAGGTAATTTAATAGTTGAGACCTTACCTGTTGTTAATAATCTACAGAGCTTTACCTATTGCGGTTCAATTACTGCTACCGGTGAGGTTCAAGTAGATCTTTATGATATCGAGCCATTTATGTCAAATGGTCAGAACAATTTGCTTTTCACTTATTTTTTAAGTCAGCAAGATGCAGACAGTAATTCAAATCCGCTTTCTACAACTTTTATCCATCAGGCAAACTCTCCTGTAGATTTATTTATACGAGTACAAACTTCATTAAATTGTCACATAGTCATTAATGTAGTTGCAATTTTAACAGACTGTAATCAGAATACTCAAGTAGTAGATCTAGAAGAGTGCGAAGATCAAAATAATTCAGCATGTTTTGACTTAAACGTGAATGATTTTCCAGCTCTAGGAACGCTTTCACCAAACCAGTATAGTGTCACTTATCATATTTCTCAAGTTGATGCTGATAATAATGTAAATCCATTAACTTCTCCTTATTGTACATCTACATCTCAACCTATCTTTGTTAGAGTTCATGATATCACTACAGGAAGTGGAGATACTTCTCAATCTTTTAACTTAGTTATCAGTCCAGCACCACCAGTATTTAATTTAACTCCTATTACGGGCTGTGATGACGATGGAGATGGATTTATAGATTGGGACAGTAGTGCGGTACTTGCCGAGATTGATGCCACTGCAACACCTAACATAGACAGTGCGTTTACAGAGTACTATTTAACACAGCAAGATGCTTTAGATCGTGTTAATTTAATAGGTTTTGGAGCAAACTTTTCAACGACAGCAGCAGTCAGCCAAGTTTATGTTAGAACAGATTTTTTCCCTTCGGGCTGTGCTAGCGCCTCTCCATTACAGTTAATTACAGACCCAAATTGTTTCTCCATAGGCAATCCGTCTCATTTATTACAATGTGCAGATCCTGGAGTTCAAGTGTGTTTTGATCTCACACAACACGCTGGTCAAATAATGGCAAATAATAATCCTACAGATTTTAGTATTTCTTATCATCTCAGTGATGCAGACGCAAATACCGATACCAGTGCGATATCAGCTCCTAACAATTATTGTATAAATAGTAATCAGATCATATACTTCAGACTAGAAGAAAATGCAACAGGAGCCTATAGAGTAGGCAGTTTTGATCTTTTTATTAATACTTATACCTATGATAATACAGTCTCATTAATACTAGATGAGTGTGATACAGACCTTAATGGAAATGTAGACTTTGATTTAACTTTAATTGCAACACAGCTTAACGCAGGTGCAATATTAAGTTATTATGAAGATCCTATTGATGCTCAAAATGAGACACAAGCGATCACTAATCCATCACTTTATAATTTACCAGTTAATAGTCAATTCAACACCGTTTATGTAAGGGAAACTGTTGCTGGTGATTGTGATTTGATTTATACCATTCAATTGAATGCACAAGGAAATTGTAATAACTCTTACTTATGTGAAAATGCGCTATCATTATGTGATCGTATAGGACAACCATTTGTGAATATAGCTGATAATTCAAATGCACAACTAGGTAATTATTATCCTTTTTCTCAATCAACAGGTCCTAGAAATCCATCATGGTTTTATATTCCTATAGAGACTAGTGGTGATTTAACTATTGAAGTGTGGCAAAACACACAACCAGATTTTTTAGGGCAGGATTTAGACATTGATTATGCTTTATATGGTCCATTTACAACAGCAACAGGTGGATGCGCAAATGGTCTTACACAAGCTAATTATGTAGATCATAGTTTCTCTGTAAACATGCCCGAAATAGGCCAAATCAATAATGCTCAATCTGGTGAATATTACCTTTTATTAACTTCAAATTTTTCGAACACTGCTGGCTTTTTAAAAGTAGAAATTGGAGCAGGAAGTACTGCTACCGTTAATTGCGATGGAATAAGAATGCAATCCATACTAGATGTTAACCTTAACGGTGTTGTTGATGCTACAGATGTTCCTTTTCCACTAGGGATATTTGATTGGGAAAAGAACATGAATGGTAGTGTCATGCAAGTTGTAACGCCACTATCAGCTTATACTATTTATGACTCAGATCCGGCAAACAGTTATGACTTGGGCTATAATGTAATACCAGCATATGCTTCAAATTACACAGTATCGCCTGCAACCTATAGTGCGCAAAGCATACCAGCAGGCTCAGGCGTCACAACTAGAGATTTTCTAGTTACTCCACTCGCTGCTTATGAAGATGTCGTCGTATATATCATACCGCAACAGCAACCACGTCCTGGATTTACTTATAAAGAAACAGTCGTCTATGCAAATCTGGGAACCACTCCAGTAGCAACGGGACAATTGCAGTTTTCCTATGACCCACAACTTTCTATTGTTGCAGTAGATGATCCAACCGCTGTTATTAACCCAACGAGTGTGGATTTAAACTATACAAATCTATTACCATTTGAATATCGAACTATGGAAATAGAAATGCAAATTCCAGTAATACCTAATATTAATCTAGGTGATATATTAACTAACACAGCAAGTATAACACCTGTAGCAAATGATATAACACCTCTTAATAATACTAGTGTAAGTTCTCAAATAGTGATAGGTAGCTATGACCCTAATGATAAAATGGAATCTCGTGGAGCCTTCATCAACCCATCAGAATTTGGTCCTAGTGATTATTTCTACTACACCATTAGATTTGAAAACACAGGAACGGCAAGCGCTATCAATGTAAGAGTAGAAGATACATTAGATGCGCAACTAGATTGGTCGACATTAGAAATGATTAATTCTAGTCATAACTATGTGATGGAGCAAATGGAAGAGCAAGTCGTATGGAGATTTGATAATATATTATTACCAGACTCTACCACAGATCCTGTAGGTGCAAATGGTTACATATACTTTAAAATTAAGCCGCTTGCTTCTAGTGAAGGAACCGTGATTCCTAATACGGCCGAAATTTACTTTGATTTCAATCCGCCTATTATCACTAATACATTTACGTCTACCTTCCGCACTCCATTGAGTATCGATGAGCCAGCAGTGGTGAATTTCAGTTTAATTCCTAATCCTACTTCTGGTATTGTTCAGGTAAACTTGCAAAATGCCGTTCTAGATAACGCACAGGTTGTTTTATATGATGTGAGAGGTAGAATTACGCTTTCGCGAAAGCTGACTAATAACAATCCTCAACTCGATTTTACAGATCTTCCTGCGGGAATCTATATTGCCGAGCTGCGCAATGGTGACCAAACTTATACGACTAAAGTTGTCAAACAATAA
- the rluF gene encoding 23S rRNA pseudouridine(2604) synthase RluF, translating into MSENKGIRINKYLSEQGFCSRRAADRLIEQQRVTINGSVPEMGTKVQPNDKVAVDGEPISKKKEKPVYIAFHKPTGIVCTTDTRVEPDNIIEYINYPTRIFPIGRLDKMSEGLIFLTNDGDIVNKILRSRNNHGKEYIVTVDHSIDDRFIRRMASGIPILDTVTKKCEVEQIGRKTFRIVLTQGLNRQIRRMCEYLDYRVTKLKRIRIMNVELDIPKGTYRDLTQEELDEIYRLTAESTKTYEEENNSFDEIDDE; encoded by the coding sequence ATGTCTGAAAATAAAGGAATACGCATTAATAAATACTTGAGTGAACAAGGCTTTTGCTCACGTCGCGCCGCAGATAGATTAATCGAGCAACAACGCGTCACCATCAATGGTTCTGTTCCTGAAATGGGAACTAAAGTTCAACCCAACGATAAAGTTGCCGTTGATGGTGAACCTATTTCAAAAAAGAAAGAAAAACCTGTTTATATCGCATTTCACAAACCTACAGGAATTGTATGTACTACAGATACACGTGTTGAACCTGATAATATCATAGAATATATCAACTATCCGACTCGTATTTTCCCTATAGGCCGCTTAGATAAAATGAGCGAAGGATTAATTTTCTTGACTAATGATGGAGATATTGTTAATAAGATCTTGCGCTCTCGTAATAATCATGGTAAAGAATATATAGTCACGGTAGACCACAGTATAGATGACCGATTTATAAGAAGAATGGCGTCAGGAATCCCTATCCTCGATACCGTTACTAAAAAATGTGAGGTAGAGCAAATAGGACGTAAAACCTTCAGGATCGTTCTCACTCAAGGTCTTAATAGACAAATACGTCGCATGTGTGAATACCTCGATTATCGAGTAACAAAATTAAAGCGTATCCGTATTATGAATGTAGAGCTGGATATTCCTAAAGGCACCTATCGTGACTTAACTCAAGAAGAACTCGATGAAATCTACAGACTTACTGCTGAAAGTACCAAAACCTATGAAGAAGAAAACAATAGTTTTGACGAAATAGATGATGAGTAG
- a CDS encoding DUF1569 domain-containing protein, which translates to MQQIKQQLTELQNLTQLGDQENNEVSKVGSYWHIDHALQVINSIPQALASSQPNDFKPKWSFLKWTIMTFKKIPRGKGRAPKHVLPKETISKNHLLEQLRIASKRIESLKQLDSKSHFKHPLFGHLNLKESQKFLYIHTEHHLKIIRDIIR; encoded by the coding sequence ATGCAACAAATCAAACAACAACTTACAGAACTTCAAAACTTGACGCAATTAGGAGATCAAGAAAATAATGAAGTATCAAAAGTGGGTAGCTACTGGCATATCGATCATGCGCTACAAGTTATTAATAGCATTCCTCAAGCTCTGGCATCTTCTCAACCTAATGATTTTAAACCCAAATGGTCTTTTCTTAAATGGACCATAATGACATTTAAAAAAATTCCTCGAGGAAAAGGTCGCGCTCCTAAACATGTTTTACCTAAAGAGACAATCTCAAAAAATCACTTATTAGAACAACTACGAATTGCCTCAAAAAGAATTGAAAGCTTGAAGCAGTTAGATTCTAAAAGCCATTTTAAGCATCCACTATTTGGACATTTAAATTTAAAAGAATCTCAAAAATTTCTATATATCCACACAGAGCACCACTTAAAAATTATACGTGATATCATCAGATAA
- a CDS encoding transcription elongation factor, translating to MKSTTFKKEVYDQCYHILKDHISTIAKNLERLMDSKQNETKSSAGDKYETGMAMIQNEEDLYKRQLADTSKIMEHFQKIEALKKCDMVEPGALLKLPAGWFYVSAGMGKIMVDGEAIFCISLQSPIGVALKHKKTNDIVSFNDQKFTIQEIY from the coding sequence ATGAAATCTACTACCTTTAAAAAAGAAGTATATGATCAATGTTATCATATTCTCAAAGACCATATTTCTACTATCGCTAAAAATCTAGAAAGATTAATGGATTCTAAACAAAATGAAACTAAAAGTAGTGCTGGTGATAAGTATGAAACGGGAATGGCCATGATCCAAAATGAAGAAGATCTATATAAAAGACAACTAGCAGATACTTCTAAAATAATGGAGCATTTTCAAAAAATAGAAGCTTTAAAAAAGTGTGATATGGTAGAACCTGGCGCACTTTTAAAATTGCCTGCTGGCTGGTTTTATGTAAGCGCCGGTATGGGAAAAATAATGGTAGATGGTGAGGCTATATTTTGTATATCGCTACAATCACCTATAGGAGTAGCGCTGAAACATAAAAAAACTAATGATATTGTTAGTTTTAATGATCAAAAGTTTACCATTCAGGAAATTTATTAA